One Fuerstiella marisgermanici DNA window includes the following coding sequences:
- the atpD gene encoding F0F1 ATP synthase subunit beta, translating to MSDSNTGKVSQVIGSTFDAEFPEENLPAIYNALKVTETTNGIEISVTGEVQQHLGGGKVRCVALGSTEGMVRGMTVTDTGGPLSVPVGKGTLGRVFNVTGDAIDGRGDVEHDEKWAIHRHPPKLEDLSAKTELFETGIKVVDLLTPFVRGGKAGLFGGAGLGKTVILTEMIARIASAHGGYSVFAGVGERTREGNDLWLEMQEAKIGDTGRSVIEQTCMVFGQMNEPPGARLRVALSALTMAEWFRDATGADTLLFVDNIFRFSQAGSEVSALLGRMPSAVGYQPTLGTELGELQERITSTKKGAITSVQAVYVPADDPTDPAPATAFSHLDAFIYLERKISEKGIYPAIDPLASSSRILDPQYVGERHYNVARRVQQTLQRYRELQDIIAILGVDELSEDDKLVVHRARRIERFLSQPFLVAEVFTGKPGKITSLDDTIRSFEELCDGKWDHLPESAFMYVGAIEEAEEQYKQMQAAAEK from the coding sequence ATGAGCGATTCAAATACAGGCAAAGTCAGTCAGGTCATCGGCTCTACCTTTGACGCCGAGTTTCCGGAAGAAAACCTTCCCGCGATCTACAATGCCTTGAAGGTCACCGAAACGACCAACGGCATTGAAATCAGCGTGACCGGCGAAGTGCAGCAGCACCTCGGTGGCGGCAAAGTTCGCTGCGTTGCCCTGGGTAGCACCGAAGGCATGGTTCGCGGCATGACCGTGACCGACACTGGCGGGCCTTTGTCTGTTCCCGTTGGAAAAGGGACGCTGGGTCGAGTCTTCAACGTCACCGGCGACGCCATTGATGGTCGCGGCGATGTTGAGCACGACGAAAAGTGGGCTATCCACCGTCATCCTCCCAAGTTGGAAGACCTTTCGGCCAAGACCGAATTGTTCGAAACAGGCATCAAAGTTGTCGACCTGCTGACACCGTTTGTTCGAGGTGGTAAGGCGGGACTGTTCGGCGGAGCCGGTCTGGGCAAGACAGTAATTCTGACGGAAATGATCGCTCGTATCGCGAGTGCTCACGGTGGTTATTCAGTATTCGCAGGAGTCGGCGAGCGAACACGCGAAGGAAATGACCTTTGGCTGGAAATGCAGGAAGCCAAGATCGGTGACACCGGCCGGTCGGTCATCGAACAGACCTGCATGGTGTTCGGCCAGATGAACGAACCACCGGGTGCTCGTCTGCGAGTTGCTCTGTCAGCGTTGACAATGGCTGAATGGTTCCGTGATGCAACGGGTGCTGACACGCTGTTGTTCGTCGACAACATTTTCCGCTTCAGCCAGGCGGGTTCTGAAGTATCGGCGTTGCTGGGACGTATGCCATCGGCTGTAGGCTATCAGCCGACACTGGGAACTGAGCTTGGCGAACTTCAGGAACGAATTACGTCGACCAAAAAGGGAGCGATCACGTCTGTTCAGGCGGTCTACGTTCCTGCGGACGACCCAACTGACCCAGCTCCAGCGACTGCGTTTTCTCACTTGGACGCGTTCATCTACCTGGAACGAAAGATTTCGGAAAAGGGTATCTACCCGGCGATCGACCCATTGGCATCGTCCAGTCGAATTCTGGACCCGCAGTACGTCGGCGAACGCCACTACAACGTGGCTCGTCGCGTGCAGCAGACTTTGCAACGTTACCGCGAACTTCAGGACATCATCGCGATTCTGGGTGTTGACGAATTAAGCGAAGACGACAAACTTGTCGTTCATCGTGCTCGCCGAATCGAACGCTTCCTGTCTCAGCCCTTCCTTGTGGCAGAAGTCTTCACCGGCAAACCGGGTAAGATCACGTCTCTGGATGATACGATTCGCAGCTTCGAAGAACTGTGCGACGGTAAATGGGACCACCTTCCGGAATCGGCATTCATGTACGTGGGTGCGATTGAAGAAGCGGAAGAACAGTACAAGCAAATGCAGGCGGCTGCTGAAAAATAG
- the atpG gene encoding ATP synthase F1 subunit gamma has translation MANARLLIKRLKSVRNIRKITRTMELIATSRFKKAMDRATEAAAYTRKISEIVGDLGSADLKFSHPLLEKRSETKKSVLLVLTSNRGLCGGYNGAVLRNTLKHIKQLKEDGIDYSLEVSGKRGIKFLNFQKIAMDQSYTHFEDAPTFAEVDELGTRYVEDYIAGRIDRLDVSYTSFESISRQHAIVESILPLSSLSGDTDEGESAGAGAVDYDFQPSPQEILEEIVPAAFRAKLFKCFLDAAVSEQIARMVAMKGATENADEMAGDLKQQYNRARQAGITSELAEIIGGAAALE, from the coding sequence ATGGCCAACGCACGCTTACTTATCAAACGGCTGAAATCCGTTCGCAACATCCGCAAGATTACGCGGACGATGGAACTGATTGCGACCAGCCGTTTCAAGAAAGCCATGGACCGCGCCACCGAAGCGGCCGCTTATACCCGAAAGATCTCCGAAATCGTGGGTGATCTTGGCTCGGCGGATCTGAAGTTCTCACACCCGCTGCTTGAGAAACGTTCGGAAACCAAGAAGTCCGTGTTGCTCGTGCTGACTTCTAATCGAGGTCTGTGCGGCGGCTACAACGGAGCCGTGCTTCGCAACACGTTGAAGCACATTAAGCAGTTGAAGGAAGACGGGATTGATTACTCGCTGGAAGTCAGCGGTAAGCGAGGAATCAAGTTCCTGAACTTCCAGAAAATTGCGATGGACCAAAGTTACACGCACTTCGAAGACGCTCCTACGTTTGCTGAAGTCGATGAACTGGGAACTCGCTACGTCGAAGACTACATCGCTGGTCGCATCGATCGTCTGGACGTTTCGTACACCTCTTTTGAATCGATTTCGCGGCAGCATGCCATTGTGGAGTCAATTCTGCCGCTCTCCAGCCTGTCTGGTGACACGGATGAAGGTGAGTCGGCGGGCGCTGGTGCGGTGGACTACGACTTCCAGCCTTCTCCACAGGAAATTTTGGAAGAGATCGTTCCGGCCGCTTTTCGAGCCAAGTTGTTCAAGTGCTTCCTCGACGCCGCGGTCAGCGAGCAGATTGCTCGAATGGTTGCGATGAAGGGAGCCACCGAGAACGCGGACGAGATGGCGGGCGATCTGAAACAGCAATACAACCGAGCTCGCCAGGCGGGCATCACGTCGGAGCTTGCCGAAATCATCGGCGGGGCCGCGGCGTTGGAGTAA